Below is a window of bacterium DNA.
AATGTCCTCCAGATTCATTAAATTGTAATTCTTCTTTTAATTCTTGTGTTGCCTTTCTGAATTCTTTCATTGCCCGTCCCAGAGCCTTACCCATTTCCGGCATCCTTTTAGGACCAAAAACAATAAGAGCAATTATAAGAATAATAATCAATTCTGACATACCAATTCCAAACATCCATATCACCTCACAGATATAGTAGTTATTAACGAAAATTTCTCATAGAACAGATATAGCAACAGGGTT
It encodes the following:
- the tatA gene encoding twin-arginine translocase TatA/TatE family subunit — protein: MFGIGMSELIIILIIALIVFGPKRMPEMGKALGRAMKEFRKATQELKEELQFNESGGHLEKEKTKELLG